A single genomic interval of Takifugu flavidus isolate HTHZ2018 chromosome 19, ASM371156v2, whole genome shotgun sequence harbors:
- the kcnk3a gene encoding potassium channel subfamily K member 3a isoform X2, giving the protein MEIISSSFLLVLLTAGYGHAAPSTDGGKIFCMVYALLGIPLTLVMFQSVGERINTCVRYLLHRLKKCLGMRRTEVSMVNMLIIGVISCMSTLCIGALAFSHFEGWSFFHAYYYCFITLTTIGFGDYVALQNEQALQTKPKYVAFSFIYILTGLAVIGAFLNLAVLRFMTMNAEDEKRDAEQRALLAHNGQAGGHIHCSTDPTSSPSTPSGCGGVSAVGGSGGGAASRGLRNVYAEVLHFQSMCSCLWYKSREKLQYSIPMIIPRDLSTSDTYMEQGEAFSNPLHSNGCVCSLQRHSGISSVSTGLHSISNYRRLNKRRSSI; this is encoded by the coding sequence GATACGGCCATGCAGCACCCAGcacagatggagggaagatATTCTGTATGGTGTACGCACTTCTGGGCATCCCTCTCACTTTGGTCATGTTCCAGAGCGTTGGTGAGCGCATCAACACTTGTGTCAGATATCTGCTTCACCGCCTGAAAAAGTGCCTGGGAATGAGGCGCACAGAGGTGTCCATGGTCAACATGCTGATTATCGGTGTCATATCCTGCATGAGCACGCTGTGCATAGGGGCACTGGCCTTTTCCCACTTTGAAGGATGGAGTTTCTTCCACGCTTATTACTACTGCTTCATCACGCTCACCACCATCGGCTTTGGGGACTACGTGGCCCTGCAGAATGAACAAGCTCTGCAGACCAAGCCCAAATACGTGGCCTTCAGCTTCATCTACATCCTGACGGGACTGGCCGTGATCGGAGCCTTCCTCAACTTGGCAGTGCTGCGCTTCATGACCATGAACGCTGAGGACGAGAAGCGGGATGCTGAGCAGAGGGCACTGCTCGCTCACAACGGCCAGGCGGGCGGACACATCCACTGTTCCACGGACCCAACCTCCTCGCCCTCCACGCCGTCCGGATGCGGCGGGGTGAGCGCAGTCGGTGGAAGCGGAGGAGGGGCGGCGAGCCGCGGCCTGCGCAACGTTTACGCTGAGGTGCTGCACTTCCAATCCATGTGCTCCTGCCTTTGGTACAAGAGCAGAGAGAAGCTGCAATACTCCATCCCCATGATTATCCCGCGTGACCTCTCCACCTCCGACACGTACATGGAGCAGGGGGAGGCTTTTTCCAACCCTCTGCACTCTAACGGCTGCGTGTGCAGCCTGCAACGTCACTCAGGCATCAGCTCGGTGTCCACCGGTCTGCACAGCATCAGCAACTACAGGCGGCTCAACAAACGCAGAAGCTCCATCTAA
- the slc35f6 gene encoding solute carrier family 35 member F6: MAWTNYQLFLAGLMLTTGSINTLSAKWADMFSAKGCHDDPEHKFSHPFLQAVGMFLGELSCLVVFYILICRDRQSPEPKMNPGQSFNPLLFFPPAMCDMMATSIMYVALNMTSASSFQMLRGAVIIFTGLLSVAFLGRRLAPSQWIGIFITILGLVIVGLADLFSGHDDSHKISEVITGDLLIIMAQIIVSVQMVLEEKFVYKHDVHPLRAVGTEGFFGFVVLSLLLIPMYFIPVGSFGDNPRQVLEDAIDAFCQIGNQPLILLALLGNTVSIAFFNFAGISVTKEISATTRMVLDSLRTLVIWVVSLALGWEKFQGLQVLGFLVLLAGTALYNGLHRPLLAKLPCCNTLTNAEDSAEERERLLGDGGVQGADNS; this comes from the exons ATGGCTTGGACAAATTATCAACTGTTCCTGGCTGGACTTATGCTCACCACGGGCTCAATTAATACGTTATCAGCAAA ATGGGCCGACATGTTTTCAGCCAAGGGTTGCCATGACGACCCTGAACATAAGTTCTCTCACCCATTTCTCCAG GCAGTGGGGATGTTTCTGGGCGAGTTGAGCTGCCTTGTCGTCTTCTACATCTTAATTTGTCGTGACAGACAAAGCCCAGAACCCAAGATGAACCCGGGTCAGAGCTTCAATCCGCTCCTCTTTTTCCCACCTGCCATGTGTGACATGATGGCCACCTCCATCATGTATGTCG CTCTCAACATGACCAGTGCCTCCAGTTTCCAGATGTTGCGTGGGGCTGTCATTATCTTCACCGGCCTGCTCTCGGTCGCCTTCCTGGGCCGACGCCTGGCGCCCAGTCAGTGGATcggcatcttcatcaccatcctaGGGCTGGTGATCGTGGGGCTCGCCGACCTCTTCAGCGGGCACGATGACTCACACAAAATCAGCGAAGTCATCACAG GAGACCTTCTAATCATCATGGCTCAGATCATCGTTTCGGTCCAGATGGTCCTGGAGGAGAAGTTTGTCTACAAACATGACGTCCATCCTCTCCGGGCTGTCGGCACGGAAG gtttttttgggtttgttgtCCTGTCGCTGCTCCTCATCCCCATGTATTTTATTCCCGTCGGGAGCTTCGGTGACAACCCGCGTCAAGTCCTGGAGGATGCAATCGATGCCTTCTGTCAGATCGGCAACCAGCCCCTCATCTTGTTGGCTCTGCTGGGCAACACCGTCAGCATCGCCTTCTTCAACTTCGCCGGGATCAGTGTCACTAAAGAGATCAGTGCCACCACCCGCATGGTGCTGGACAGCTTGCGCACGCTGGTCATCTGGGTGGTGAGCCTGGCGCTGGGGTGGGAGAAGTTTCAAGGCCTGCAGGTGCTGGGTTTCTTGGTCCTGCTGGCGGGCACGGCGCTTTACAATGGACtccaccgccccctgctggccaagcTGCCGTGCTGCAACACGCTGACGAACGCAGAGGACAgtgcagaggaaagagagagactgTTGGGTGACGGAGGAGTGCAGGGTGCAGACAACAGCTAA